Proteins from a genomic interval of Stenotrophomonas sp. 24(2023):
- a CDS encoding phospholipase encodes MSGLPGPVLERPAQGTAQGLVVLLHGVGSNEQSLAGFAATLDPRLHVLLPRAPLVFGPQAFGWFSVRFGAQGPVIDPAQAEAARLQVRDWLAAQQARLGVGPARTVLAGFSQGGIISASVALTAPAQVKSFAVLCGRILPEITPHIPADIGTQGLQGLLVHGRQDEKLPFALAEAAAGRLRALGVAHELRAYPAPHTLSAAMQDDTRRWISARLLSLR; translated from the coding sequence ATGAGCGGGTTGCCGGGCCCGGTGCTGGAACGGCCGGCCCAGGGCACGGCGCAGGGGCTGGTGGTGCTGCTGCACGGCGTGGGCAGCAACGAACAGTCGCTGGCCGGGTTTGCCGCCACGCTGGACCCGCGCCTGCACGTGCTGCTGCCGCGCGCACCGCTGGTGTTCGGGCCGCAGGCCTTTGGCTGGTTCAGCGTACGCTTCGGCGCGCAGGGGCCGGTGATCGACCCGGCGCAGGCCGAGGCGGCACGCCTGCAGGTGCGTGACTGGCTGGCCGCGCAGCAGGCCCGGCTGGGGGTGGGGCCGGCACGGACGGTGCTGGCCGGCTTCAGCCAGGGCGGCATCATCAGCGCCAGCGTGGCATTGACCGCGCCGGCGCAGGTGAAGTCCTTCGCGGTGCTGTGCGGGCGCATCCTGCCGGAGATCACCCCGCACATTCCGGCCGACATCGGCACGCAGGGCCTGCAGGGGCTGCTGGTGCATGGGCGGCAGGACGAGAAGCTGCCCTTCGCCCTGGCCGAAGCGGCCGCCGGCCGGTTGCGGGCACTGGGCGTGGCGCACGAACTGCGCGCCTATCCGGCACCGCACACGCTGTCGGCGGCGATGCAGGACGATACACGGCGGTGGATCAGCGCACGATTGCTGTCGCTGCGCTGA
- a CDS encoding DoxX family protein, which translates to MKPSTPSLSPLAPYGATVLRWALGALFLVHALIKLLVLTPAGTAGFFASLGLPPALAYLTIAAELLIAASLLLGVYARWVGLLGVPLLLGTIATVHGANGFTFSNPGGGWEYPALWALALLVLFLVGDGRWTLRSR; encoded by the coding sequence ATGAAGCCGTCCACGCCGTCGCTGTCCCCGCTCGCTCCCTATGGCGCCACCGTGCTGCGCTGGGCGCTGGGCGCGCTGTTCCTGGTCCATGCCCTGATCAAGCTGCTGGTGCTCACCCCGGCGGGTACGGCGGGGTTCTTCGCCTCGCTGGGCCTTCCCCCGGCGCTGGCGTACCTGACCATCGCCGCTGAACTGCTGATCGCCGCGTCGCTGCTGCTGGGCGTGTATGCCCGCTGGGTCGGCCTGCTGGGCGTGCCGCTGCTGCTGGGCACCATCGCGACCGTGCACGGTGCCAACGGCTTCACCTTCAGCAACCCCGGCGGTGGCTGGGAGTACCCGGCGCTGTGGGCGCTGGCGCTGCTGGTGCTGTTCCTGGTCGGCGATGGCCGCTGGACGCTGCGCTCGCGCTGA
- a CDS encoding class III extradiol ring-cleavage dioxygenase translates to MSRLPSLYISHGSPMTALQPGQVGVRLAELARDLPRPRAIVIASAHWLARQPRVGAHPQPPTLHDFGGFPQALFDLQYPAPGDPALAEEIAGRIAAAGLPVALDPQRGLDHGAWVPLRLLHPQADIPVVPVSIQPMLGPQHQFALGRALAPLRGQGVLLVGSGSITHNLHDWRDYQDGKEAPYVRPFIEWVEQRLLANDRDALFDYRRQAPFAERAHPTDEHLLPLYFAMGAAGDDDVGARRIDAGIDAGMLAMDLYRFDGAPFRQAAA, encoded by the coding sequence ATGTCCCGTCTGCCTTCGCTGTACATCTCCCATGGCTCGCCGATGACGGCGCTGCAGCCGGGCCAGGTGGGCGTGCGCCTGGCCGAGCTGGCCCGCGACCTGCCACGACCGCGCGCGATCGTCATCGCCTCGGCGCACTGGCTGGCCCGGCAACCGCGGGTCGGCGCGCACCCGCAGCCGCCGACCCTCCACGATTTCGGCGGTTTCCCGCAGGCACTGTTCGACCTGCAGTACCCGGCGCCGGGCGATCCGGCACTGGCCGAGGAGATCGCCGGCCGTATCGCAGCGGCCGGCCTGCCGGTCGCCCTCGACCCGCAGCGCGGCCTGGACCATGGCGCATGGGTGCCGCTGCGCCTGCTGCACCCGCAGGCCGACATCCCGGTGGTGCCGGTGTCGATCCAGCCGATGCTGGGGCCACAGCACCAGTTCGCGCTGGGCCGTGCGCTGGCGCCGCTGCGCGGGCAGGGCGTGCTGCTGGTCGGCTCGGGCAGCATCACCCACAACCTGCATGACTGGCGCGACTACCAGGATGGCAAGGAGGCACCGTACGTGCGGCCCTTCATCGAATGGGTCGAGCAGCGGCTGCTGGCCAATGACCGCGACGCGCTGTTCGATTACCGCCGGCAGGCGCCGTTTGCCGAGCGCGCGCATCCCACCGACGAGCACCTGCTGCCGCTGTACTTCGCGATGGGGGCGGCCGGCGATGATGACGTCGGTGCACGCCGCATCGACGCCGGCATCGATGCGGGCATGCTGGCGATGGACCTCTACCGGTTCGACGGTGCCCCCTTCCGGCAGGCGGCCGCATGA
- a CDS encoding LysR family transcriptional regulator: protein MDTLDAMRVFVAVVERNGFSAAAQALGLSTAGVTRQIAALEKRLNTRLLHRTTRRVSPTTAGAAYYEQSVRLLAEFDALEASVGAQALAPSGTLRINAPVSWGIARLGPLLAGFRARFPQVELDLALSDRLVDMVEEGYDVVIRITREPSPTLIARRLGQARISLCAAPAYLQAQGTPQSPQELAGHACLTYSYWSSGDVWPLQGPGGEVKVAVGSRLRANNGDVLCAAAIAGMGIILQPDFLLEPALADGRLVRVLPDWEVPPVGIFAVYNSRNHLAPKVRSFIDYLVETGV, encoded by the coding sequence ATGGACACCCTCGATGCCATGCGCGTGTTCGTCGCGGTGGTCGAGCGCAACGGCTTCAGCGCCGCCGCCCAGGCGCTGGGGCTGTCCACCGCCGGCGTCACCCGGCAGATCGCCGCGCTGGAAAAGCGCCTGAACACCCGCCTGCTCCATCGCACCACCCGCCGGGTCAGCCCGACCACGGCCGGTGCGGCCTACTACGAACAGAGCGTGCGCCTGCTGGCCGAGTTCGACGCGCTGGAAGCCAGCGTCGGCGCGCAGGCCCTGGCCCCCTCCGGCACCCTGCGCATCAACGCCCCGGTCAGCTGGGGCATCGCCCGGCTCGGGCCGCTGCTGGCCGGCTTCCGCGCGCGTTTCCCGCAGGTGGAGCTGGACCTGGCCCTGTCCGACCGCCTGGTGGACATGGTCGAAGAAGGCTACGACGTGGTCATCCGCATCACCCGCGAGCCCAGCCCCACCCTGATCGCCCGCCGCCTGGGCCAGGCCCGCATCAGCCTGTGTGCCGCCCCGGCCTACCTGCAGGCGCAGGGCACGCCACAAAGCCCGCAGGAGCTGGCCGGGCATGCCTGCCTGACCTACAGCTACTGGTCCAGCGGTGATGTGTGGCCCCTGCAGGGACCAGGCGGCGAAGTGAAAGTGGCGGTAGGCAGCCGGTTGCGTGCGAACAACGGTGATGTGCTGTGCGCGGCTGCGATCGCCGGCATGGGCATCATCCTGCAGCCGGATTTCCTGCTGGAACCGGCCTTGGCCGATGGCCGCCTGGTGCGCGTGCTGCCCGACTGGGAAGTGCCCCCCGTGGGCATCTTTGCCGTGTACAACAGCCGCAACCACCTGGCCCCGAAGGTACGCAGCTTCATCGATTACCTGGTGGAAACCGGGGTGTAG
- a CDS encoding LytTR family DNA-binding domain-containing protein yields MPLDALIAEDEDLLRQSLVEQLGRLWPELRLVAECEDGASALEQLAEKQPDIAFLDIRMPGVTGIEVARSLPQISPRTQVVFVTAYDQYAIDAFEQGAMDYLLKPVSDERLLATRERILARLPSARQDDAVLEHLLQRLGAAPQAAGRPPLAWITASNGRDTQLIMLEDVIYFRADNKYTTVVTAEGESLLRTPLKELLDVLDGQQFRQIHRSTIVNMKSVAAVSRDDAGRGVLRLKHRSETLLVSQPFMTLFRGM; encoded by the coding sequence ATGCCGCTTGATGCCCTGATTGCCGAAGATGAGGACCTGCTGCGGCAATCGCTGGTGGAGCAGCTGGGCCGGTTGTGGCCGGAACTGCGCCTGGTGGCCGAATGCGAAGACGGTGCCAGCGCGCTGGAACAGCTGGCAGAGAAGCAGCCGGACATCGCCTTCCTGGATATCCGCATGCCGGGCGTGACCGGTATCGAGGTGGCCCGCTCTCTGCCGCAGATCAGCCCGCGCACCCAGGTGGTGTTCGTCACCGCCTACGACCAGTACGCCATCGATGCGTTCGAGCAGGGGGCGATGGACTACCTGCTCAAGCCGGTCAGCGATGAGCGGCTGCTGGCCACGCGCGAGCGCATCCTGGCGCGGCTGCCCTCGGCCCGCCAGGACGATGCCGTGCTGGAACACCTGCTGCAGCGCCTGGGCGCGGCCCCGCAGGCGGCCGGGCGGCCGCCGCTGGCCTGGATCACCGCCAGCAATGGCCGCGATACGCAGCTGATCATGCTCGAGGACGTGATCTATTTCCGCGCCGACAACAAGTACACCACCGTGGTCACGGCCGAGGGCGAAAGCCTGCTGCGCACCCCGCTGAAGGAACTGCTGGACGTGCTCGATGGCCAGCAGTTCCGGCAGATCCACCGCTCCACCATCGTCAACATGAAATCGGTGGCGGCCGTGAGCCGCGACGATGCCGGGCGCGGTGTGCTGCGCCTGAAACACCGGAGTGAAACGCTGCTGGTCAGCCAGCCGTTCATGACCCTGTTCCGCGGGATGTAA
- a CDS encoding DUF3297 family protein, producing the protein MSDTPPDHLAINPASPHHDAQALERGVGVRFNDVERDNVEEYSVSEGWIRVQAGKARDRRGNPMTIKVKGKVEVYFLDQKPE; encoded by the coding sequence ATGAGCGATACCCCTCCTGACCACCTGGCGATCAACCCGGCCAGCCCCCACCACGATGCGCAGGCGCTGGAGCGTGGCGTGGGCGTGCGCTTCAACGACGTCGAGCGCGACAACGTCGAGGAATACTCGGTCAGCGAAGGCTGGATCCGCGTGCAGGCCGGCAAGGCCCGTGACCGCCGCGGCAACCCGATGACCATCAAGGTCAAGGGCAAGGTCGAGGTGTACTTCCTGGACCAGAAGCCGGAATAA
- a CDS encoding M13 family metallopeptidase, whose amino-acid sequence MSLLRRPTLVLAVLASLSLAACDRPAAPVADAAPADAAPAAATPMLGSFGFDATGMDRSITAGDDFFGFANGTWVKNTQIPADRSRYGSFNVIAEKTLADTRAILEGAAANAQASGDDRLIGDYYAAFMDEAGIEKHGLAPVQPQLKAIGGIADKAALARALGGDMRADVDLLNATNFYTDRLFGLWVSVDMLQPDRNAPYLVQGGLGMPDRDFYLGDGRMAELRKQYQAYVGQLLHLAGVADAAGKAQRIVALETRIAQAHATQEETNNVTLGANPWTQADFSAKAPGLDWAAFLDAAGLGQQQDFIVWQPKAVAGLSKLVATEPLDVWKDYMTFHALDRAAAYLPKKFADARFAFHGTALSGTPQQSDRWKRAVDDANHAVGEAIGKRYVEKHFDARTKERADEMAKNIIAAFAKRIDALTWMSPQTKASAKAKVAGLTVGMGYPDTWRDYTGLEIRRDDPLGNAQRAERFEYQRNIAKLGKPVDHGEWAMLPQTINAMNVPLENRLVFPAAILQPPFFDGAADDAVNYGAIGAVIGHEISHGFDNAGALFDETGKLHNWWTPEDLKQFNAAGDALAAQFSSYEPFPGVHVNGKLTLGENIADVAGLGTAYDAYQLSLQGKPGQTIEGFTPDQRFFLGFAQAWRSKSREQALRNSLLTDVHAPGQFRALTVRNIDAWYPAFEVKEGQKLYLAPDKRVKVW is encoded by the coding sequence ATGTCCCTGCTGCGTCGCCCTACCCTGGTCCTGGCCGTGCTGGCCAGCCTGTCCCTGGCCGCCTGTGATCGCCCTGCCGCGCCGGTGGCCGATGCCGCCCCCGCCGATGCGGCCCCGGCCGCCGCCACGCCGATGCTCGGCAGCTTCGGCTTCGATGCCACCGGCATGGACCGCAGCATCACCGCCGGTGATGACTTCTTCGGTTTCGCCAACGGCACCTGGGTGAAGAACACCCAGATCCCGGCCGACCGTTCGCGCTACGGCAGTTTCAACGTCATCGCCGAAAAGACCCTGGCCGATACCCGCGCCATCCTCGAAGGCGCTGCGGCCAATGCGCAGGCCAGCGGCGATGACAGGCTGATCGGCGATTACTACGCCGCCTTCATGGATGAAGCCGGTATCGAGAAGCACGGGCTGGCCCCGGTGCAGCCGCAGCTGAAGGCCATCGGCGGCATCGCCGACAAGGCCGCGCTGGCCCGTGCACTGGGTGGCGACATGCGTGCCGACGTGGACCTGCTCAACGCCACCAACTTCTACACCGACCGCCTGTTCGGCCTGTGGGTGTCGGTGGACATGCTGCAGCCGGACCGCAACGCGCCGTACCTGGTGCAGGGCGGCCTGGGCATGCCCGACCGCGACTTCTACCTGGGCGATGGCCGCATGGCCGAGCTGCGCAAGCAGTACCAGGCCTATGTCGGCCAGCTGCTGCATCTGGCCGGGGTGGCCGATGCCGCCGGCAAGGCGCAGCGCATCGTGGCGCTGGAAACCAGGATCGCCCAGGCCCACGCCACCCAGGAAGAAACCAACAACGTGACCCTGGGCGCCAACCCGTGGACCCAGGCCGATTTCAGCGCCAAGGCCCCAGGCCTGGACTGGGCGGCCTTCCTTGATGCAGCCGGGCTGGGCCAGCAGCAGGACTTCATCGTGTGGCAGCCCAAGGCCGTGGCCGGGCTGTCCAAGCTGGTGGCCACCGAGCCGCTGGATGTCTGGAAGGACTACATGACCTTCCATGCCCTGGACCGCGCCGCCGCCTACCTGCCGAAGAAGTTCGCCGATGCGCGCTTCGCCTTCCACGGCACCGCGCTCAGCGGCACCCCGCAGCAGAGCGATCGCTGGAAGCGTGCGGTGGACGATGCCAACCACGCCGTCGGCGAGGCCATCGGCAAGCGCTACGTGGAAAAGCATTTCGATGCCAGGACCAAGGAACGCGCCGATGAAATGGCGAAGAACATCATCGCCGCCTTCGCCAAGCGCATCGATGCACTGACCTGGATGTCCCCGCAGACCAAGGCCAGTGCCAAGGCCAAGGTGGCCGGCCTGACCGTGGGCATGGGCTACCCGGACACGTGGCGCGACTACACCGGCCTGGAGATCCGCCGCGACGATCCGCTGGGCAACGCACAGCGTGCCGAACGGTTCGAATACCAGCGCAACATCGCCAAGCTGGGCAAGCCGGTGGACCATGGCGAGTGGGCGATGCTGCCGCAGACCATCAACGCGATGAACGTACCGCTGGAAAACCGCCTGGTGTTCCCGGCCGCGATCCTGCAGCCGCCGTTCTTCGATGGTGCCGCCGACGACGCGGTGAACTACGGCGCCATCGGCGCGGTGATCGGCCACGAGATCAGCCATGGCTTCGACAACGCCGGTGCGCTGTTCGATGAAACCGGCAAGCTGCACAACTGGTGGACGCCGGAAGACCTCAAGCAGTTCAACGCCGCCGGTGATGCCCTGGCCGCGCAGTTCAGCAGCTACGAACCGTTCCCCGGCGTGCACGTGAACGGCAAGCTGACCCTGGGCGAGAACATCGCCGATGTGGCCGGCCTGGGCACCGCCTACGACGCCTACCAGCTCTCGCTGCAGGGCAAGCCGGGCCAGACCATCGAGGGCTTCACCCCGGACCAGCGCTTCTTCCTCGGCTTCGCCCAGGCCTGGCGCAGCAAGAGCCGCGAACAGGCGCTGCGCAACTCGCTGCTGACCGACGTGCATGCCCCGGGCCAGTTCCGTGCGCTGACCGTGCGCAACATCGACGCGTGGTACCCCGCGTTCGAGGTGAAGGAAGGCCAGAAGCTGTACCTGGCCCCGGACAAGCGGGTCAAGGTGTGGTGA
- a CDS encoding EAL domain-containing protein, translating to MPALSRALARPLRAISWGGILLGLLLVIGLVVMLANDHQRRLEAAQRQSRALAVGSERLLGMELRNLERALQGIAADGVQLYRYVPEQAPALLAAAIEGVLQRHHELHSIVVVDPHGRPLGGGSGDLQLPLWLDGLHRGKGSQLYLGPPQRVGGERPEWVVPVALPMDARRWLLARLRCSELQAIISGLDVGPDGMVSITDAQGYMLARVPAPEGSIGARYVLPGRELLGSRAVVELGTFNGVVDGVPRISTLSTLERSPLAVQVGLANTDVLAPWWPYVQAAVVITLVYLLMLLGLLLAVRRSLDRQKAMAEQLRTGSAELRMAHQVGRVCTWYVDEDAASLRWSPLAREIFGIAHDALPVTDFFDRVHREDVVRLQAAFDQAFAGTATLDEVFRLVLPGGEVRWVGARGQRVAMADRQRRMIGALTDLSERYQAREQVTRVERRFRLLFDRNPAPFWVFDPDTLRFIEVNEAAVRQYGYSREEFLSMSILDIRPREGWEEVRGAIEQARTGELQDAKVRLHQRKDGTVFEVRAHLAQLDFDGQPACLVLAEDVSERLAYERDLAYQALYNPATGLLNVRGLAAQLDEQDAGYTIAYVQLRGLQLVADTLGREVGEAVLQAMAARLGGLGARHGRLAFQPTEDFVFAIEAGHNAQSVLDSLLQVVSAPVRGQDSLHQFEPRIGVSVHAPGDGLRAEQVIGMAAQAAHAARAEGNVVVWFDTQVATRQADRLRLAGRIHAAIDTEFELHYQPICMAADGRPAALEALLRWPQADGSFIPPGEFIQLCEDTGLILPLGRWVIRTAAQAQRQLVEAGWGELPIAVNVSAVQFFNSDLVAEFTDALREFGLARGALQVELTESSLMRKPAQALQTMQRLNEQGICVSLDDFGTGYSSMSYLQHLPLDILKIDRSFVADVETNPRNASICRALLSLGHSMGLTIIAEGVETPGQLQWLAAHGCDQVQGYLLGRPARLDAVIAALEAVPVDACR from the coding sequence ATGCCCGCACTGAGCCGTGCGCTGGCCCGGCCGCTGCGTGCCATCAGCTGGGGCGGCATCCTGCTGGGGCTGCTGCTGGTGATCGGGCTGGTGGTGATGCTGGCCAACGACCACCAGCGGCGGCTGGAGGCCGCGCAGCGCCAGAGCCGCGCGCTGGCGGTGGGCAGCGAGCGCCTGCTGGGCATGGAACTGCGCAACCTGGAGCGGGCCCTGCAGGGCATCGCCGCCGATGGCGTGCAGCTCTACCGGTATGTGCCCGAGCAGGCACCGGCGCTGCTGGCCGCGGCCATCGAGGGGGTACTGCAGCGCCATCACGAACTGCACAGCATCGTGGTGGTGGACCCGCATGGGCGCCCGCTGGGCGGCGGCAGTGGCGACCTGCAGCTGCCGCTGTGGCTGGATGGCCTGCACCGCGGCAAGGGCAGCCAGCTGTACCTGGGCCCGCCACAGCGGGTGGGGGGGGAACGGCCGGAATGGGTGGTGCCGGTGGCGCTGCCGATGGATGCCCGGCGCTGGCTGCTCGCGCGGCTGCGCTGCAGCGAACTGCAGGCCATCATCAGCGGGCTGGATGTGGGCCCGGATGGCATGGTGTCCATCACCGATGCGCAGGGCTACATGCTGGCGCGCGTACCGGCCCCGGAAGGCAGCATCGGCGCCCGCTACGTGCTGCCCGGGCGCGAACTGCTGGGCAGCCGCGCGGTGGTGGAACTGGGCACCTTCAACGGTGTGGTCGATGGCGTGCCGCGCATTTCCACCCTGAGCACGCTGGAGAGGAGCCCGCTGGCGGTGCAGGTGGGGCTGGCCAACACGGATGTGCTGGCGCCCTGGTGGCCCTATGTGCAGGCCGCCGTGGTGATCACCCTGGTCTACCTGCTGATGCTGCTGGGGCTGCTGCTGGCGGTGCGCCGCAGCCTGGACCGGCAGAAGGCCATGGCCGAGCAGCTGCGCACCGGCAGTGCCGAACTGCGCATGGCGCACCAGGTGGGCCGCGTCTGCACCTGGTACGTGGATGAGGATGCCGCTTCGCTGCGCTGGTCACCGCTGGCACGGGAGATCTTCGGCATCGCCCACGATGCCCTGCCGGTGACCGACTTCTTCGACCGGGTGCACCGCGAAGACGTGGTGCGGCTGCAGGCGGCTTTCGACCAGGCCTTTGCGGGCACGGCGACGCTGGACGAGGTGTTCCGGCTGGTGCTGCCCGGCGGCGAAGTGCGCTGGGTGGGGGCACGCGGCCAGCGCGTGGCGATGGCCGACCGCCAGCGGCGCATGATCGGCGCCCTGACCGACCTGAGCGAGCGTTACCAGGCCCGTGAGCAGGTGACCCGGGTCGAGCGGCGCTTCCGCCTGCTGTTCGACCGCAACCCGGCCCCGTTCTGGGTGTTCGACCCGGACACGCTGCGCTTCATCGAGGTCAACGAAGCGGCCGTGCGCCAGTACGGCTACAGCCGCGAGGAATTCCTGTCGATGAGCATCCTCGACATCCGCCCGCGCGAAGGCTGGGAGGAAGTGCGCGGGGCGATCGAGCAGGCGCGCACGGGCGAACTGCAGGACGCCAAGGTGCGCCTGCACCAGCGCAAGGACGGCACCGTGTTCGAGGTGCGCGCGCACCTGGCGCAGCTGGATTTCGACGGGCAGCCGGCGTGCCTGGTGCTGGCCGAGGACGTGAGCGAGCGGCTGGCCTATGAGCGTGACCTGGCCTACCAGGCGCTGTACAACCCGGCCACCGGCCTGCTCAACGTGCGCGGCCTGGCGGCGCAGCTGGACGAGCAGGATGCCGGCTACACGATCGCCTATGTGCAGCTGCGCGGCCTGCAGCTGGTGGCCGATACGCTGGGCCGGGAGGTGGGCGAGGCCGTGCTGCAGGCGATGGCCGCGCGGCTGGGCGGGCTGGGCGCACGCCATGGGCGGCTGGCCTTCCAGCCCACCGAGGACTTCGTGTTCGCCATCGAGGCCGGGCACAACGCGCAGTCGGTGCTGGACAGCCTGCTGCAGGTGGTGTCCGCCCCGGTGCGCGGGCAGGATTCGCTGCACCAGTTCGAGCCGCGCATCGGCGTATCGGTGCACGCCCCGGGCGATGGGCTGCGTGCCGAGCAGGTCATCGGCATGGCCGCGCAGGCCGCGCATGCCGCGCGTGCCGAAGGCAATGTCGTGGTCTGGTTCGATACCCAGGTGGCCACGCGCCAGGCCGACCGCCTGCGGCTGGCTGGCCGCATCCACGCCGCCATCGACACCGAGTTCGAGCTGCACTACCAGCCCATCTGCATGGCGGCCGATGGCCGCCCCGCCGCGCTGGAAGCGCTGCTGCGCTGGCCGCAGGCCGATGGCAGTTTCATTCCGCCGGGCGAGTTCATCCAGTTGTGCGAGGACACCGGCCTGATCCTGCCGCTGGGGCGCTGGGTGATCCGTACCGCGGCACAGGCACAGCGGCAACTGGTCGAGGCCGGGTGGGGCGAATTGCCGATCGCGGTCAACGTATCGGCGGTGCAGTTCTTCAACAGCGACCTGGTGGCTGAATTCACCGATGCCCTGCGCGAGTTCGGGCTGGCCCGTGGCGCGCTGCAGGTGGAATTGACCGAGAGCAGCCTGATGCGCAAGCCGGCGCAGGCGCTGCAGACCATGCAGCGCCTGAACGAGCAGGGCATCTGCGTGTCGCTGGATGATTTCGGCACCGGCTATTCCAGCATGTCCTACCTGCAGCACCTGCCGCTGGACATCCTGAAGATCGACCGCAGCTTCGTGGCGGACGTGGAAACCAACCCGCGCAATGCCTCGATCTGCCGCGCGCTGCTGTCGCTGGGCCACAGCATGGGGCTGACGATCATCGCCGAAGGCGTGGAAACCCCGGGGCAGCTGCAATGGCTGGCCGCGCATGGCTGCGACCAGGTGCAGGGGTATCTGCTGGGCCGCCCGGCCCGGCTGGACGCGGTCATCGCCGCGCTGGAAGCCGTACCGGTGGATGCATGCCGGTAG
- a CDS encoding Na+/H+ antiporter, protein MHTIEVVLAMLVAVVASGYLVRVLPFSLPLPLVQIGLGAVIAGVFNRGHALEPEMFFLLFLPPLLFLDGWRIPKQGLFRDKGAILELAFGLVVFTVLGAGLLIHWMIPVMPLAVCFALAAIISPTDPVAVGAIASKAPIPKRLMHILEGESLLNDASGLVCFRFAVAAVMTGTFSLATASMTFLWVAVAGLAVGVAVTLGVSTFQRWLWRRFGEEPGAAMLVNLLIPFAAYLLAEEINASGILAAVAAGISMSYVELSGRISGSMRVQRSAVWGMLQFTFNGIMFVLLGEQLPGIVERAMSTMNETGHQSAWWLAVYVVVINLALVALRLLWVWLSLRWNLLRARRRGLQHSEAPNWRIVVATSVAGVRGAITLAGVLTLPLFLPDGTPFPARDLVIFLAAAVILFSLVGASVALPQLLKGLQLPADSSERKEEDLARRLAAKAALSGVERVRQQLVLNQSTENVQLYNDAASRVSLLYQRHLERDSDGPDVDPEKVRRMELGYRQLRSAGLNAEREELFRLTRRGVISDEISRKLIRNLDLLESRKRD, encoded by the coding sequence ATGCACACCATCGAAGTCGTCCTGGCGATGCTGGTGGCCGTTGTCGCCAGCGGTTACCTGGTCCGCGTCCTGCCGTTCTCGCTCCCGCTGCCCCTGGTCCAGATCGGGCTGGGCGCGGTGATCGCTGGGGTCTTCAACCGTGGGCACGCGCTGGAACCGGAGATGTTCTTCCTGCTGTTCCTGCCGCCGCTGCTGTTCCTGGATGGCTGGCGCATTCCCAAGCAGGGCCTGTTCCGCGACAAGGGCGCGATCCTGGAACTGGCCTTCGGCCTGGTGGTGTTCACGGTGCTCGGCGCCGGCCTGCTGATCCACTGGATGATTCCGGTGATGCCGCTGGCGGTGTGCTTCGCGCTGGCGGCGATCATTTCCCCGACCGATCCGGTCGCGGTCGGCGCGATCGCCTCCAAGGCGCCCATTCCCAAGCGCCTGATGCACATCCTGGAAGGCGAATCGCTGCTCAACGATGCGTCCGGCCTGGTCTGCTTCCGCTTCGCGGTGGCGGCGGTGATGACCGGCACGTTCTCGCTGGCCACCGCGTCGATGACCTTCCTGTGGGTGGCCGTGGCCGGCCTGGCCGTGGGCGTGGCGGTGACCCTGGGCGTGTCCACCTTCCAGCGCTGGCTGTGGCGCCGCTTCGGCGAAGAGCCCGGCGCGGCGATGCTGGTCAATCTGCTGATTCCGTTCGCGGCCTACCTGCTGGCCGAAGAGATCAACGCCTCGGGCATCCTGGCGGCGGTGGCGGCAGGCATCAGCATGAGCTACGTCGAACTGAGCGGCCGCATCTCCGGCAGCATGCGCGTCCAGCGCTCGGCGGTATGGGGCATGCTGCAGTTCACCTTCAACGGCATCATGTTCGTGCTGCTGGGCGAGCAGCTGCCGGGCATTGTCGAGCGGGCGATGTCCACCATGAACGAGACCGGCCACCAGAGTGCCTGGTGGCTGGCGGTGTACGTGGTGGTGATCAACCTGGCGCTGGTGGCGCTGCGCCTGCTGTGGGTCTGGCTGTCGCTGCGCTGGAACCTGCTGCGCGCGCGCCGGCGTGGCCTGCAGCACAGCGAGGCACCGAACTGGCGCATCGTGGTGGCCACCTCGGTGGCCGGCGTGCGCGGTGCCATCACCTTGGCCGGCGTGCTCACGTTGCCGCTGTTCCTGCCCGATGGCACGCCGTTCCCGGCCCGTGACCTGGTGATCTTCCTGGCCGCGGCGGTCATCCTGTTCTCGCTGGTCGGTGCCAGCGTGGCCTTGCCGCAGCTGCTCAAGGGCCTGCAGCTGCCCGCGGACTCCAGTGAACGCAAGGAAGAGGACCTGGCCCGCCGGCTGGCCGCGAAGGCCGCGCTGTCCGGCGTGGAGCGCGTACGCCAGCAGCTGGTGCTGAACCAGAGCACGGAAAACGTGCAGCTGTACAACGATGCGGCATCGCGGGTGAGCCTGCTCTACCAGCGCCACCTGGAGCGGGACAGTGATGGCCCGGACGTGGACCCGGAAAAGGTGCGGCGGATGGAGCTGGGCTACCGCCAGCTGCGCAGTGCCGGCCTGAACGCCGAACGCGAGGAACTGTTCCGCCTGACCCGGCGCGGGGTCATTTCCGATGAGATCTCGCGCAAGCTGATCCGCAACCTGGACCTGCTGGAATCGCGCAAGCGCGACTGA